One Paenisporosarcina sp. FSL H8-0542 genomic region harbors:
- a CDS encoding M20/M25/M40 family metallo-hydrolase has protein sequence MTNQRLIDEFLELVQIDSETKHEQIIAPILKSKMEDLGFDVIEDDSAARSGHGAGNLIATLKGTLADVDTIYFTTHMDTVVPGKGIKPELREDGYIYSDGTTILGADDKAGIAALFDMIKRLKEESVEHGDIQFIITAGEESGLAGAKQLDASLITAKYGFAVDSDGKVGGIVTAAPYQAKIGAKILGKTAHAGVAPEKGISAINIAAKSIAKMTLGRIDEETTANIGRFEGGGATNIVCDEVNILAEARSIVPDKLDIQTAHMKTVFEETSAAMGGKAEIDIQLMYPGFRFDEDEHVTQVAIQAVKNIGRTPNLGTSGGGSDANIIAGFGIPTVNLSVGYEEIHTKNERMPVEELEKLSDLLVEIVKVSAKQA, from the coding sequence ATGACAAACCAACGTTTAATTGATGAGTTTTTGGAACTCGTACAAATAGATTCAGAAACAAAACATGAGCAAATAATTGCACCTATCTTAAAAAGCAAAATGGAAGACCTGGGTTTTGACGTAATTGAAGACGACTCGGCTGCCCGAAGTGGCCATGGTGCTGGAAATTTAATCGCCACTTTAAAAGGAACTCTCGCAGATGTGGACACAATATATTTCACGACTCATATGGATACTGTAGTTCCCGGGAAAGGGATTAAACCTGAACTTCGCGAAGACGGCTATATTTATTCCGACGGCACAACGATTTTAGGTGCAGATGATAAAGCAGGCATTGCGGCGTTATTCGACATGATTAAACGCCTAAAAGAAGAATCAGTTGAGCATGGGGACATTCAATTCATTATTACTGCTGGTGAAGAAAGTGGACTTGCAGGTGCAAAACAATTAGATGCTTCTCTAATCACTGCCAAATATGGATTTGCAGTCGATTCAGATGGGAAAGTCGGTGGAATCGTTACGGCAGCCCCTTACCAAGCAAAAATTGGAGCGAAGATTTTGGGCAAAACTGCACATGCAGGCGTTGCACCAGAAAAAGGAATTTCTGCCATTAACATTGCTGCAAAATCAATAGCGAAAATGACATTAGGTCGTATCGATGAAGAAACGACTGCCAATATCGGACGTTTTGAAGGTGGCGGTGCAACGAATATCGTATGCGATGAAGTGAATATTCTAGCTGAAGCACGTTCGATTGTGCCGGATAAATTGGACATTCAAACTGCGCATATGAAAACGGTATTTGAAGAGACCTCTGCTGCAATGGGTGGAAAAGCCGAAATCGATATTCAGTTAATGTATCCTGGCTTCCGTTTTGATGAAGATGAACATGTGACGCAAGTAGCCATTCAAGCAGTCAAGAACATTGGACGCACACCAAACCTTGGAACAAGTGGTGGCGGAAGTGATGCAAACATCATTGCAGGCTTCGGCATTCCTACGGTGAATTTGTCTGTTGGATATGAAGAGATTCACACGAAAAATGAACGCATGCCTGTAGAAGAACTTGAGAAATTGTCAGATTTACTCGTTGAAATTGTTAAGGTTTCCGCAAAACAAGCTTAA
- a CDS encoding DNA polymerase IV, with translation MMDIKRNKSRIIFHIDMNSFYASVEQSYDPTLKGKAIAIAGNPKERRGILVTCSYEARARGVYTTMSVWEAKRKCPELTLLPPNFERYRIASRAMFDLLRTYTKQVEPVSIDEGYMDVTEIDSPMSPLQIAADIQTRLVQELDLPCSIGIAPNKFLAKTASNLKKPMGITVLRKRDIDKVLWPLPVLEMHGVGESTAKKLNSIGLKTIGDIANAEEGLLKEALGKNGIRLKNRANGQDERFVDPDSVYDTKSVGNSTTLPSDETDLHELRKVFQNLSSRVANRLEAKRLAGPTVSIQIRDADWRNSSRSQSFRNLLYEKDKIFEVAWSLFTKNWDGQAIRLLGVTVSNVVDRVDFTEQLSIYNFEEHAKEEPILKLVESLQSKFGKDMITRGHTQARKPTYESKTSFSKDFLDDHKDRENT, from the coding sequence ATGATGGATATAAAACGCAATAAATCTCGTATTATTTTTCATATTGATATGAATAGTTTTTATGCGTCAGTTGAGCAATCGTATGATCCTACTTTAAAAGGGAAAGCGATTGCCATTGCCGGAAATCCAAAAGAACGAAGAGGTATTCTCGTAACTTGTTCATATGAGGCGCGTGCCCGTGGAGTCTATACAACGATGAGTGTGTGGGAAGCAAAGCGAAAATGTCCCGAACTAACATTGTTGCCTCCAAATTTCGAGCGTTATCGAATTGCATCTCGAGCGATGTTTGATTTATTAAGAACGTATACAAAACAAGTAGAACCAGTATCGATAGATGAAGGTTATATGGATGTCACAGAAATTGATAGCCCTATGTCACCCTTACAAATTGCAGCGGACATTCAGACAAGGTTAGTACAGGAGCTGGATTTGCCTTGTTCGATTGGCATTGCGCCAAATAAATTTTTAGCAAAAACGGCGTCGAATTTGAAGAAACCCATGGGGATTACGGTCCTGCGAAAGCGGGATATAGATAAAGTTTTATGGCCACTACCAGTATTGGAAATGCATGGGGTAGGCGAAAGCACTGCGAAAAAATTGAACAGTATCGGTTTGAAAACGATTGGCGATATTGCCAACGCTGAAGAAGGTTTATTGAAAGAAGCACTTGGGAAGAATGGCATTCGACTGAAAAATCGAGCTAATGGACAAGATGAACGGTTTGTCGACCCAGATTCCGTTTATGATACAAAAAGTGTAGGAAACTCCACGACATTGCCGAGTGACGAAACCGATTTACATGAACTGCGAAAAGTCTTTCAAAACTTGAGTTCGAGAGTGGCAAACCGTTTGGAAGCAAAGCGACTCGCCGGTCCAACCGTGTCCATTCAAATTAGGGATGCGGATTGGAGAAATTCATCACGCAGTCAATCGTTTCGCAATCTGCTTTATGAAAAGGATAAGATTTTTGAAGTGGCATGGTCATTGTTTACGAAAAATTGGGATGGCCAAGCTATTAGACTGCTTGGCGTGACTGTCAGTAACGTTGTAGACCGTGTAGACTTCACCGAACAATTATCCATATACAATTTTGAGGAACATGCAAAAGAAGAGCCTATATTGAAGCTGGTAGAATCTCTACAATCAAAATTCGGCAAAGATATGATTACAAGAGGACATACACAAGCTAGGAAACCGACGTATGAATCCAAGACAAGTTTCAGTAAAGATTTTTTAGATGATCACAAAGATAGGGAGAACACCTGA